One window from the genome of Nicotiana sylvestris chromosome 9, ASM39365v2, whole genome shotgun sequence encodes:
- the LOC138877728 gene encoding uncharacterized protein, which translates to MIIGGGDSAINHVKFTTTHKLKRSITHEQYDDLEDSIVFDKSDVNGLSFPHYDALVITLHIADTDVKRIMVDDGSGAFKRISGEVVLPVLAGRVTLEMMFHGMNQEIAYNAIIESLWIHAMRAVQSSLYQVIKFPTPWGVFNI; encoded by the exons ATGATCATCGGCGGGGGTGATTCAGCAATCAATCATGTCAAgttcaccaccacacataaactcaaacGGTCGATCACCCATGAAcagtatgatgacctcgaagatagtatcgtcttcgataagtcagatgtcaacggtttgtctttccctcattATGATGCTCTTGTTATCACTTTACATATTGCAGAtactgatgtaaaaagaataatggtagatgacGGGAGCGGCGCGT TCAAGCGGATTTCTGGAGAGGTAGTGCTACCCGTCCTAGCCGGAAGAGTCACCTTAGAAATGATGTTTCACGGCATGAACCAAGAAATAgcctacaacgccatcatagaGAGTCTGTGGATACATGCCATGCGAGCGGTCCAGTCCAGTCTCTATCAAGTGATCAAGTTTCCTACTCCATGGGGGGTATTCAACATCTGA